In Actinomycetes bacterium, one DNA window encodes the following:
- a CDS encoding 2-hydroxy-3-oxopropionate reductase produces MTAIGFIGLGVMGRPMAEHLVRAGHAVKVHNRSPGPVQKLVAVGATAGTSPADVAADADVVITMVPDSPDVEGVVLAEDGILSTAREGMLLIDMSTVRPDTARLIAKEAHAKGVRFLDAPVSGGEVGALEASLSIMVGGDAEDFETALPILQSLGRTIVHVGPVGAGQTVKAANQLIVAGTIELVSEAIVLLEAHGVAMEPAIKVLAGGLAGNQVLERKAAGMLARTFEPGFRIDLHHKDLGIVQAAARDSGVVIPVTALVAQMLVSLRSLGRGGLDHSAILTLIDDLSGRAKTKTD; encoded by the coding sequence GTGACGGCGATCGGATTCATCGGCCTCGGCGTGATGGGCCGCCCCATGGCAGAGCATCTCGTCCGGGCCGGCCACGCCGTCAAGGTGCACAACCGGTCGCCGGGACCCGTGCAGAAGCTCGTGGCCGTCGGGGCGACGGCCGGGACGTCTCCGGCCGATGTCGCCGCCGACGCAGACGTCGTCATCACCATGGTCCCCGACTCCCCGGACGTCGAGGGAGTGGTGCTGGCCGAGGACGGGATCCTCAGCACGGCCCGTGAGGGGATGCTGCTCATCGACATGAGCACGGTCCGACCGGACACGGCCCGCCTGATCGCCAAGGAGGCGCACGCCAAGGGCGTCCGCTTCCTCGACGCTCCCGTGAGCGGCGGCGAGGTCGGCGCCCTCGAGGCCAGCCTGTCGATCATGGTGGGCGGGGATGCCGAGGACTTCGAGACCGCGCTGCCGATCCTCCAGTCGCTCGGCAGGACCATCGTCCACGTCGGCCCGGTCGGCGCGGGACAGACGGTCAAGGCTGCCAACCAGCTGATCGTGGCCGGCACGATCGAGCTGGTCAGCGAGGCCATCGTGCTGCTCGAGGCGCACGGCGTGGCGATGGAGCCCGCGATCAAGGTGCTGGCCGGCGGCCTGGCCGGCAACCAGGTCCTCGAGCGAAAGGCCGCGGGGATGCTTGCGCGGACCTTCGAGCCCGGGTTCCGCATCGACCTGCATCACAAGGACCTTGGCATCGTGCAGGCGGCTGCACGAGACAGCGGCGTGGTGATCCCCGTCACCGCGCTGGTGGCACAGATGCTCGTGTCGTTGCGCAGCCTCGGGCGAGGCGGGCTCGACCACAGCGCGATCCTCACGCTCATCGACGATCTGTCCGGCCGCGCCAAGACCAAGACGGACTAG
- a CDS encoding (2Fe-2S)-binding protein has protein sequence MTEQTPSDALHDPTTPDGSGREDYPAPGAGPDVLAALESYTLAVNGRDRDVTEAWLGESLLWVLRERLGLPGAKNACEQGECGSCSVLLDGRLVASCCVLAADAVGSQITTVEGLSGEGELSDVQRAFVEEGAVQCGFCTPGLVVAIHDVLHRNPRATELELREAISGDLCRCTGYGRIFAAVRRVQQERAHART, from the coding sequence ATGACCGAGCAGACACCGAGTGACGCGCTGCACGACCCGACGACCCCCGACGGCAGCGGCCGTGAGGACTACCCGGCGCCCGGGGCGGGCCCAGACGTGCTTGCCGCGCTGGAGAGCTACACGCTCGCCGTGAACGGGCGGGACCGCGACGTGACCGAGGCCTGGCTCGGGGAGAGCCTGCTCTGGGTGCTGCGCGAGCGGCTCGGGCTGCCCGGCGCCAAGAACGCTTGCGAGCAGGGCGAGTGCGGCTCCTGCTCGGTGCTGCTGGATGGCCGGCTGGTCGCTTCCTGCTGCGTCCTGGCCGCCGATGCAGTGGGCAGCCAGATCACCACCGTGGAAGGGTTGTCGGGCGAAGGCGAGCTCTCGGACGTGCAGCGCGCCTTCGTCGAGGAGGGCGCCGTGCAGTGCGGCTTCTGCACGCCGGGCCTTGTCGTGGCCATCCATGACGTGCTTCACCGGAACCCTCGGGCCACCGAGCTGGAGCTCCGCGAGGCGATCTCGGGAGACCTCTGCCGGTGCACGGGGTACGGCCGGATCTTTGCCGCCGTCCGCCGCGTCCAGCAGGAGCGTGCCCATGCCCGCACCTAG
- a CDS encoding FAD binding domain-containing protein produces the protein MRISHPRTVEDAFDALDEMPDAQLLAGGTDFMVEVNFGHRRPPAVVGLRRVEELGGFELTDDEVVLRAALTWTEVETQLNDELPALAAAARTVGSPQMRNAGTVGGNLGTASPAGDSLPVLAAMDATVVLVSRGGERRLPLSAFITGVKRTAIRPGEIIREVRVPRLRGPQHFLKVGTRNAMVISIACASVVLDTEGRTVRCGLGAVAPTPIRAPEAESFIAGAIDWDGLRAPPEAVARFGELAVAAASPITDHRSTAEYRRHALKVITVRALQRSLAA, from the coding sequence ATGCGGATCAGTCACCCGAGGACGGTGGAGGACGCCTTCGACGCCCTCGACGAGATGCCGGACGCGCAGCTGCTGGCCGGAGGCACGGACTTCATGGTCGAGGTCAACTTCGGCCATCGCCGCCCGCCCGCGGTCGTCGGACTGCGCCGCGTGGAGGAGCTGGGCGGCTTCGAGCTCACCGACGACGAGGTCGTCCTCCGCGCCGCCCTGACCTGGACCGAGGTCGAGACGCAGCTGAACGACGAGCTGCCCGCTCTCGCCGCGGCCGCCCGCACGGTGGGCTCACCGCAGATGCGCAACGCTGGCACGGTGGGAGGCAACCTCGGCACGGCAAGCCCTGCGGGCGACTCGCTGCCGGTGCTGGCCGCCATGGACGCCACCGTCGTCCTGGTCAGCCGCGGCGGCGAGCGGCGGCTGCCCCTGTCGGCGTTCATCACCGGGGTGAAGCGGACCGCCATCCGGCCGGGCGAGATCATCCGGGAGGTCCGCGTCCCCCGGCTGCGCGGTCCACAGCACTTCCTGAAGGTCGGCACCCGCAACGCGATGGTCATCTCGATCGCCTGCGCGTCGGTCGTGCTGGACACGGAGGGCCGGACGGTCCGGTGCGGCCTCGGCGCGGTCGCGCCAACCCCGATCCGTGCACCGGAGGCCGAGTCCTTCATCGCCGGCGCGATCGACTGGGACGGGCTGCGAGCCCCGCCCGAGGCCGTCGCCCGGTTCGGTGAGCTCGCGGTGGCGGCGGCGTCCCCGATCACCGATCACCGCAGCACGGCCGAGTACCGCCGTCATGCCCTGAAGGTCATCACCGTCCGGGCACTGCAGAGGAGCCTCGCAGCATGA
- the allB gene encoding allantoinase AllB, with product MVYDYDLVVRARRAVTPRGARPAAVAVRDGATVAVKPYDARLRARESVVLSDDEVLLPGLVDTHVHVNEPGRTEWEGFATATRAAAAGGITTIIDMPLNCVPPTVNVEALELKNKAAEGQCHTDVGFWGGVVPGNVADLHPLHDAGVFGFKCFLLHSGVDEFPMVDIAELGTAMAELRRFGALMIVHAEDSTAIERAPRCSGQRYADFLASRPRDAENVAIGQLVELTRRIGGRVHVLHLSSSDALAMIASARRDGVRITAETCPHYLFLSADEIPAGATQFKCCPPIREADNREALWAGLRAGIIDCIVSDHSPSPPELKRLDIGDFGAAWGGISSIQVGLPVVWTAARQRGIPLDEVVTWMATAPARLAGLTRKGMLAPGFDADLCAFAPDETFTVDPAVLHHRHPITPYAGRTLTGVVRATWLRGTRVDDVARGRFLRRGGS from the coding sequence ATGGTGTACGACTACGACCTGGTCGTCCGAGCCCGCCGGGCGGTGACGCCCCGGGGCGCCAGGCCTGCCGCCGTCGCTGTCCGAGACGGCGCGACCGTCGCGGTCAAGCCGTACGACGCCCGGCTCCGTGCTCGCGAGAGCGTCGTGCTGTCCGACGACGAGGTGCTGCTGCCCGGTCTCGTGGATACCCACGTGCACGTGAACGAACCAGGGCGGACCGAGTGGGAAGGATTCGCCACGGCAACGCGGGCGGCAGCGGCGGGGGGCATCACGACGATCATCGACATGCCCCTGAACTGCGTCCCGCCGACCGTGAACGTCGAGGCGCTGGAGCTCAAGAACAAGGCGGCAGAAGGCCAGTGCCACACCGACGTCGGCTTCTGGGGTGGCGTCGTCCCCGGCAACGTCGCGGACCTGCATCCGCTGCACGACGCCGGGGTCTTCGGCTTCAAGTGCTTCCTCCTGCACTCCGGCGTCGACGAGTTCCCCATGGTCGACATCGCGGAGCTGGGCACGGCCATGGCGGAGCTGCGCCGGTTCGGCGCGCTCATGATCGTCCACGCCGAGGACTCGACCGCGATCGAGCGGGCACCGCGGTGCAGCGGGCAGCGGTACGCCGACTTCCTCGCCTCACGCCCGCGCGACGCCGAGAACGTCGCCATCGGCCAGCTGGTCGAGCTGACCCGCCGCATCGGCGGCCGGGTTCACGTGCTGCACCTGTCGTCCTCTGACGCGCTCGCCATGATCGCGTCGGCGCGACGGGACGGAGTTCGGATCACCGCGGAGACCTGCCCCCACTACCTCTTCCTCAGCGCCGACGAGATCCCGGCCGGCGCGACACAGTTCAAGTGCTGTCCACCCATCCGCGAAGCGGACAACCGCGAGGCGCTGTGGGCGGGGCTGCGGGCAGGGATCATCGACTGCATCGTCTCCGACCACTCGCCGAGCCCTCCGGAGCTCAAACGGCTCGACATCGGCGACTTCGGCGCGGCCTGGGGCGGGATCTCGTCGATTCAGGTCGGTCTGCCGGTCGTGTGGACCGCCGCGCGTCAGCGCGGCATCCCCTTGGACGAGGTGGTGACCTGGATGGCGACGGCACCAGCCCGGCTCGCCGGGCTGACGCGCAAGGGCATGCTCGCCCCCGGGTTCGACGCCGACCTCTGCGCGTTCGCACCAGACGAGACCTTCACCGTCGACCCGGCCGTGCTGCATCACCGGCACCCGATCACCCCGTACGCGGGTCGCACGCTGACCGGGGTCGTCCGCGCCACGTGGCTGCGCGGGACCCGCGTCGACGACGTCGCGCGAGGGCGGTTCCTACGTCGAGGAGGATCATGA
- the pucD gene encoding xanthine dehydrogenase subunit D, whose protein sequence is MPAPSLPTTFTRKRRAPGVGESVLRPDGIPKVKGQFAFSSDAWVEGMVWGRTVRSPYPAARIRGIDVSAAVAMPGVHAVITAEDVWGSPTYGLEHHDQPVFASDVVRYHGEPVAAVAADHPETAQRACAAVVVDYEVLEPLVDAEAAITAAPIHPAGNIFRHVRIRHGDPDAVGEVVVEGTYEVGMQDQAFLGPESGLAVPSEDGGVELYVATQWLHVDRDQIAACLNLPRDKVRLTLAGTGGAFGGREDLSMQIHACLLALKTGKPVKMVYSREESFFGHVHRHPAKLWYRHHATRDGKLVKVETRLVFDGGAYTSSSTAVISNASCFAAGPYLVPNAVVDGYAVRTNNPPCGAMRGFGAVQTSFASEAQMDKLAQELHIDPVELRLRNALKTHDELLTGQVIIGAAPVAECIRACLALPMPEPLSEDAPAMMLPGGAGLTALRDDVRRGVGFAVGFKNLAFSEGFDDYSTARIRLELTPVGDPTATVHVATAEVGQGFVTVAQQIARAELGVHEVVLAAADTQVGSAGSSSASRQTMMSGGAVQAACAAVREVLLERAALELHLAPADLVLEEGELVTKDGRHNVSLVEALKAGPVEATREFHHAPTDPLDENGQGNAHWSFAFAAHRAVVDVDPELGLVRVVQIATAQDIGKALNPLAVTGQVEGGIAQGVGLAVMEEIIVDKGRIRNPSFTDYLLPTALDMPTVVQTWIEQPERGAPYGAKGVGEPPTISSTGAVVAAIRDATRLDLNRIPVRPDDVALAAAPERSR, encoded by the coding sequence ATGCCCGCACCTAGCCTGCCCACCACGTTCACCCGCAAGCGCCGCGCTCCCGGGGTCGGCGAGAGCGTCCTGCGCCCGGACGGCATCCCCAAGGTCAAGGGCCAGTTCGCCTTCTCCTCCGACGCCTGGGTGGAGGGCATGGTGTGGGGGCGCACCGTGCGCAGCCCGTACCCGGCCGCCCGGATCCGCGGCATCGACGTGTCCGCTGCCGTGGCGATGCCGGGCGTGCACGCGGTGATCACCGCCGAGGACGTGTGGGGCAGCCCGACCTACGGGCTGGAGCACCACGATCAGCCCGTCTTCGCCAGTGACGTCGTGCGCTACCACGGTGAGCCGGTCGCCGCGGTGGCGGCGGACCACCCCGAGACCGCGCAGCGCGCGTGCGCGGCGGTCGTGGTGGACTACGAGGTCCTCGAGCCGCTGGTGGACGCCGAGGCGGCGATCACCGCTGCTCCGATCCATCCGGCGGGCAACATCTTCCGTCACGTCAGGATCCGCCATGGCGATCCCGACGCGGTAGGCGAGGTCGTCGTCGAGGGGACGTACGAGGTGGGCATGCAGGACCAGGCCTTCCTCGGCCCCGAGTCCGGGCTGGCGGTGCCCTCCGAGGACGGCGGCGTCGAGCTCTACGTCGCCACGCAGTGGCTCCACGTCGACCGGGACCAGATCGCGGCGTGCCTGAACCTGCCGCGCGACAAGGTCCGGCTCACGCTGGCCGGGACCGGTGGCGCGTTCGGCGGCCGCGAGGACCTCAGCATGCAGATCCACGCCTGCCTGCTCGCGCTGAAGACCGGCAAGCCCGTGAAGATGGTCTACTCGCGCGAGGAGTCCTTCTTCGGGCACGTGCACCGGCACCCGGCGAAGCTGTGGTACCGGCACCACGCGACCCGGGACGGCAAGCTCGTCAAGGTCGAGACCCGGCTCGTCTTCGACGGCGGGGCGTACACGTCCTCCAGCACCGCGGTCATCTCGAACGCTTCGTGCTTTGCGGCTGGCCCCTATCTCGTGCCGAACGCCGTCGTGGACGGCTACGCGGTGCGCACCAACAACCCGCCCTGCGGCGCGATGCGTGGCTTCGGCGCGGTGCAGACGTCGTTCGCCTCCGAGGCGCAGATGGACAAGCTGGCCCAGGAGCTGCACATCGATCCGGTCGAGCTGCGCCTGCGCAACGCACTCAAGACCCATGACGAGCTGCTCACCGGGCAGGTCATCATCGGCGCTGCTCCGGTGGCGGAATGCATCAGGGCGTGCCTGGCCCTGCCGATGCCGGAGCCGCTGTCCGAGGATGCACCGGCGATGATGCTGCCGGGTGGCGCCGGCTTGACGGCGCTGCGGGACGACGTCCGCCGCGGAGTCGGGTTCGCCGTGGGGTTCAAGAACCTCGCCTTCTCCGAGGGCTTCGACGACTACTCGACCGCACGCATCCGCTTGGAGCTCACGCCCGTCGGCGACCCCACGGCCACCGTGCACGTGGCCACCGCCGAGGTCGGACAGGGCTTCGTGACGGTCGCCCAGCAGATCGCGCGGGCGGAGCTCGGCGTCCACGAGGTCGTCCTCGCGGCCGCCGACACCCAGGTCGGCTCCGCCGGTTCCTCCAGCGCCTCCCGCCAGACGATGATGAGCGGCGGCGCGGTGCAGGCGGCCTGCGCCGCCGTCCGCGAGGTCCTGCTCGAGCGGGCGGCGCTGGAGCTGCACCTCGCCCCGGCCGACCTGGTGCTGGAAGAAGGCGAGCTCGTCACCAAGGACGGCAGGCACAACGTGTCCCTGGTCGAGGCGTTGAAGGCGGGTCCGGTGGAGGCCACGCGCGAGTTCCACCACGCGCCGACCGACCCGCTCGACGAGAACGGCCAGGGCAACGCGCACTGGTCGTTCGCCTTCGCCGCCCACCGGGCGGTGGTCGACGTCGACCCCGAGCTCGGGCTCGTCCGTGTCGTCCAGATCGCGACCGCGCAGGACATCGGCAAGGCCCTGAACCCGCTCGCGGTCACGGGCCAGGTCGAGGGCGGCATCGCGCAGGGCGTCGGCTTGGCGGTGATGGAGGAGATCATCGTCGACAAGGGCCGGATCCGGAACCCGTCGTTCACCGACTACCTGCTGCCGACCGCGCTGGACATGCCGACCGTGGTCCAGACCTGGATCGAGCAGCCCGAGCGCGGCGCCCCGTACGGCGCGAAGGGCGTCGGCGAACCGCCGACCATCTCGTCGACGGGCGCCGTCGTCGCCGCCATCCGGGATGCCACCCGACTCGACCTCAACCGCATCCCGGTGCGGCCGGACGACGTCGCACTCGCCGCTGCCCCGGAACGCTCCCGCTGA
- a CDS encoding IclR family transcriptional regulator, with protein sequence MTSSEGAQPSRVHSVERAFMLLESLADLGEVGVTDLRRATGLSYGTIHRLLGTLLEHGYARQNTVTRKYTLGPRLMRLGDAASRTFGVWVRPYLSELMELSGETANLAVLEGDWAVYVAQVASRKHHVRMFTEVGRKVLPHTTAVGKVLLAFRPRTEVEALLERTGLPPRTPRTITDRGRFLSELDVVARHGYAVDDGEEEIGVRCLAVPVFGVGDAVASASISAPDGRLSREDYDRLLPEMLRISAALSGSLVAPS encoded by the coding sequence ATCACCAGTTCCGAGGGCGCTCAGCCCAGCCGCGTCCATTCGGTCGAGCGGGCGTTCATGCTGCTCGAGTCGCTCGCCGACCTCGGGGAGGTCGGGGTCACCGACCTCCGTCGAGCAACCGGCCTGTCCTACGGCACCATCCATCGACTGCTGGGCACCCTGCTCGAGCATGGCTATGCCAGGCAGAACACCGTCACCCGCAAGTACACGCTCGGGCCCCGCCTGATGCGCCTGGGCGACGCGGCGAGTCGGACCTTCGGTGTCTGGGTGCGGCCGTACCTCAGCGAGCTCATGGAGCTCAGCGGCGAGACGGCGAACCTCGCGGTGCTGGAGGGAGACTGGGCCGTCTACGTCGCCCAGGTCGCCTCCCGCAAGCACCACGTCCGGATGTTCACCGAGGTCGGACGCAAGGTGCTGCCGCACACGACCGCGGTGGGGAAGGTCCTGCTCGCGTTCCGGCCACGCACCGAGGTCGAAGCGCTGCTCGAACGTACGGGCCTCCCGCCCCGGACCCCGCGGACCATCACCGACCGTGGCCGCTTCCTGTCCGAGCTCGACGTGGTCGCCCGGCATGGGTATGCGGTCGACGACGGCGAGGAGGAGATCGGTGTCCGCTGCCTCGCGGTGCCGGTCTTCGGTGTGGGCGATGCCGTGGCCTCGGCGTCGATCTCGGCGCCCGACGGCCGGCTGAGCAGGGAGGACTACGACCGCCTTCTCCCCGAGATGCTGCGCATCTCGGCCGCCTTGAGCGGCAGCCTGGTGGCTCCGTCCTGA